Below is a window of Dermacentor silvarum isolate Dsil-2018 unplaced genomic scaffold, BIME_Dsil_1.4 Seq11004, whole genome shotgun sequence DNA.
TTGTCGTACCAGCATTACAAGAGACATGGGGTGCACCTTCTTGTCGTGGCGCTTGAGCAAGGGGCAAGATTTCCACTTGTAGCGAAACATGCGGTGATTAAAGGCATCGTCGTCCGGAAACACCTCGTTGTTCGACAGCACAATGACGGGCGTTCTCGAAATGGTCTGGTCGGGAGAGTACTTGACAGCCACAGAGTCCACGTCTCCGCCAAAGATTTTCTTGACCGTGTCAAAGGCAGACGACTCGCAGTTTGGCTCGTTCCACACCAGTATGCGACGCCCCACAGTGTCTTGTAGAGGAAAGTTGGAATAGCGGTTAAAGTTGCGGATGGTTCCTCTATTAATATAAAAGGAAAGCACAGCGTCAAAGAAAAAGTTCTTGCCAGCACTGGGAGGCGACACCACCTCCAAGCAATTCTTCTTGGGTACCAGTTTTTCCACGAGCATATAGAGGTTGTTTACAAAGTCGGAAATTTCGGGCTGGTTGTCATCAAACTGAAAGCTCAGCAGTTCCAGCACGGCGTCAAACGACTCCTCGATACTCATGTAATAGGCACTCAAATCGCCTTGTGGAGCATCAAACAGTGGCTGCGTGTTTTTATATAGTTCAATAAAGTCCAGAGTGGTGTAACTACACATCTCGTCGTTAAACACTTGAATGGCCCTCTGCAAGTGCTTGTCATCGAGCCTGATAAACCTAAAGTTGGGGTCGGCAAGCCACTTTGGTGTGCGGACAATGTTAGTCAACGGCGATACGGGGTTTTCCCTGAGCCAATCGTAGAGGGGTTCTTCCGCTTTTCTCTTTGAACATTTTCTGGCCTTTGCTTTCCCGCCCTCTCGTTTGCATAACGAATCACCGTTTGAATGGCCTGATGAACTTCCGATGGTGTCGTTGCATGCAACTGGACACGCAAATTGCGAGTGCAAAACCTCCAAAACTCTTGAGGACTCGTGTCCTGAATGGCCGTATTGTCCCACAACTTGAGCTCTACAGTCACGACCCCAATCGGCTCCTCCCACTTTAAAGTATTCCAATACTCGGGGGTGGCTATACAAATACTGGATAAGATGGAAGAAGTCCCATGCTGTTGCGCTTGTAGTCCAAACAGATGAGCGGTTTGGTCGTCGCACAAAGCCAGAGAATGATACACATCGGCAGCTCCCGTTGCTCCAGCTGCAGTCGTGGACAACGTGGACGTGTGGGATGCTAGTGTCTCGTGTGTGGACAGAGACTGCCGCGACTCCGTACTGTGTTGGTCCGAGTTCAAATCTTCTAATAATTTCATTACAAATGTCCTGAGCTTCTCCGTCGTCTCTGGCGGGAAACACATCATGCACAATTCTTCTTCGTTTTGGAATGTCTTGTAATTGCAGTGCCCACACCGGAGGGGATTGTAAATCTTCTGATACTCCTCTTCGTGATGTTCCTGGTTGCCCAGCGTCTGTTCCTGATAGCTCGACCACGCCTCGATCAATTGTCTCAAACTCCTCCAAGCTCTCATTAGACTGGCTGGTATAACTTTCGTAGCTTGCATCAATATAGTCTGCAGCTTGTCCCTAGAGATATAGGTATCGTCACCAAAAAATACTTCCAAAATATAGTGTAGAGGTACCTCATCTTCGTCTTCCTCGTGTCTCCTCTTTGCGTCAGACATGTTCTGAAAAACAAATTTAAGCCCAATTTCATTGCCCCTGTGCTTCACTGCACTACACCCCTGTAAAGTCGGCTTCCCCACAAAACGCCCCTGTAAAGTTGGCTTCCCTGCAATACACCTAGCCCTACGTCATAAACTTAAAATGGTAACCGTAGGTCCACTCACTGCAAAGTTGTAGCCTCCTGGTTCTCCTGTCCTCCTGGGGTCCTCCTGGGGTCCTTCCTGGCTGCCGGCTGGGAGCAGACTGCGATGAGGACCGAGATGCGCTCGCCTTTTATACCCACCAGGGGCGGAGTCAAAACCAGTTCGAGTGAGAGAGACAAGGTCAGCCAGGCAGGAAACGCCCAAGTCCCCAAGGACAGCCGGCTGTATATAAGGGGGCTGATTCGAGTGTAGGAGCACAGTCGGCGGTCGgctgcgacgacgacgacagcgaggGAGGAGCTCCAGGATGCTGGTGAGTTTGTTTTTGCTTTGTAGTAGTTGTTGTAGGTTCCACTCAGAAAAAGATatatagtatatttttaacactCTGAGAGTTAGAGCGTCGACGACTGCTGCTACATTGCATTCTAATTGTGTGCAGGCAAAGGAGGATGAAGCGATGGATGAAGGAGGAAATCAAGCTACTTTGCCACAACAAAGTGCCATTCGTGAGCTATTATTGACCGATGAAATTATTGAAGATCTTGTCGAAATGCAAGACAACGAACGTATGGAAGACATGACGTGCAGTACTTGCGTAGACAAGCAGAAGAAGAATTTGAAGCATTTATGCAATGGAAGACGAGGAACGGCCTCAACTCTTGCGTGGACAAGATTTTGAAGAATGACAATAAACAATTTTATTCTGGTTCATTGTTGTTTTTATTCCGGGGCAAATGGTACCGAGACTGATCGTAGGGTGCGTACTGGTGGCTGCAGGTCCTCTCGGGGATCGCCGCGCTGCTCGGCCGCGATTTTCTCCACTTCCAACATGTAGTTTTTGATGTCTTCCTCCGTGTTTGCCAGGTGGGCAGGGCGACCGTGGCGTGACAGGCTGTTGTAAGGCAACTTGATCTTGTAGTGTGTGTGGCGTAGATACGGGCCTGCACTGGAGGGTAGCATTACCGTGTCGGCGGCAATGGTGTCCAAGCTGCTGTGCACTACAAGTTCCGTGTCCACTTGGAAGAAGGCTGTGACGTCTTGAAACTTGTCAGTGCTGCCGGGATCGTCCTTGTTTGATTTGGACACTGCCATGATGCCAAAGGCGAGGCTCGGTTGAATCGCGTCGAGTTCCATGGGTGCGAGACCTCTGCGGTACCAAGACTTCTCGATTGTGTCCAGATACCTGATGTGTCGCCTGTAAAAATCGAGCGGGCGAAGGCGCATCACTGTGTTTTCTTCCGGGAGTTGAGTGTTCGATTCCGCATTAGACAGGTTGCTCGTTTTGTAAGTTACCACGTCCGACGGCAGACCAAGTGACGAGTGGGTCAGTAGTTCGTTGCCGGCATTGTACGTGTGACCCATGCGAAGCCACGCGTTTTTAAACTTGTGCTCGTAGTTGATAATTGGAGTGCCCACGTGACCCTTGAACGGAAACTGGTTTACGAACTTGGTCAAGCGAGGAGACGCATTTTCAATGTGTATAAAGTCGTAAGCAAAGTTGTGCCGGGGTGCTCCCATGCTCGTAGGGATGTTGGACGCATCGTCATTGAGTTGCGTTTCCATGCCCGGTGCTATGTTCAGACCCCAGTAGCTCTTGGCCAGTTCGGCGTGGTCGTCTGCCTTAAAGGGGCGAATACTTGCCGGTTTCATTGCGTTGTGTGTTGTGCCCTGCGTTATGCGGCACATGGCCGTGTCCATGTGATGGTTCAAGCCCACAGAGGCCAGGCCGTAAACTAGCATGTCCGAATTGACTGGTTGCACGACCGACGAGCCAGTCTTCCAAGGAGTTCGCAAGCCGTGGGGAGTCACCTTGACAGAGCACTGCAGAGCCTTTGTGTGAGCCGGAAAGTTAAGGTAAGTGCCGTGCGGAATGTACAGGTAAGGCCGGTCGACGGGTAGGCGCGACATGCTCGTCACGATGCCGGGAAAAGTTTTTTCGCTGTCGTACTTGAGCGATGTCTTTAGCATACAGTAGCCCCAGGTGGTGACAATCTTGCTGTCACTGAATACTGAGACCACTCCGTGGTCGCGAGGAACTCGCAAAATTTGCTGAACGCATTCGGAGGAAGACGGATGGTTACTTCCAACGCCTGCTCCCCCGGTTGCTGCTCTTGCAGGGGCATCCGATTGTAGCTCCTCCGCCGAGGACATTTCCGCGTCACTGCTGGTGGGGCCTGGGTCGTCGTTAACTCGTTTTGGTGCTGTTGGATCTGAGTCCCCGTGATTTGCACGTTTCCGTCCGGTTCTGACTGGGGGCATTCCATAGAGGCTGCGGCCTAGTACGTGCTCCTCGACCACGTTCTTCGCACCCAAACCGACTGCTCCCAAGGCAGAGTGCCAGTTGCCAGTCGAGACAAAGTCGTGGAAAAATTCCTTCGTCGAGGCTCGGTCGGCAGCAAACACGTCTGCGTCGCTCTCGGCTCGCTCGTACGCCTCGTCGTGATGCTTGGCGATGCGGTCGTCCTCGTCAATGGGATCCTTGCCCTTGTGGCTTCCGGGTCCCAAGTAGTGGTGTCCTGGAAACAGCACCATCACTGCAAATACACATACACGGTAGCGGTAGCGACAACAACACCAGCTGCCATAATACCCCAAAGACGCTTCTATTTAACCTGAGACGCTTCTAtttacctaacctaacctaacctaacctaacctaacctaacctaacctaacctaacctaacctaacctaacctaacctaacctaacctaacctaacctaacctaacctaacctaacctaacctaacctaacctaacccaacctaacctaacccaacccaacccaacccaacccaacccaacccaacccaacccaacccaacccaacccaacccaacccaacccaacccaacccaacccaacctaacctaacctaacctaacctaacctaacctaacccaacccaacctaacccaacccaacccaacccaacccaacccaacccaacccaacccaacctaacctaacctaacctaacctaacccaacccaacccaacccaacccaacccaacccaacccaacccaacccaacccaacccaacctaacccaacccaacctaacctaacctaacctaacctaacctaacctaacctaacctaacctaacccaacccaacccaacccaacccaacccaacccaacccaacccaacccaacctaacccaacccaacctaacccaacccaacctaaccccaacctaacctaacctaacctaacctaacctaacctaacctaacctacctaacctaacctaacctaacctaacctaacctaacctaacctaacctaacctaacctaacctaatttGTGTTGTGTTGTTGCAGTTGTAGTCGAAAAATGCAAAGCATTGACCAAGTACTCAGGATGTAAAGTTTATTGGTGCTGACGTGCAGTTATATAGTCGGCGTCGAGTACATACTTGTCGTACAGCATTACAAGAGACATGGGGTGCACCTTCTTGTCGTGGCGCTTGAGCAAGGGGCAAGATTTCCACTTGTAGCGAAACATGCGGTGATTAAAGGCATCGTCGTCCGGAAACACCTCGTTGTTCGACAGCACAATGACGGGCGTTCTCGAAATGGTCTGGTCGGGAGAGTACTTGACAGCCACAGAGTCCACGTCTCCGCCAAAGATTTTCTTGACCGTGTCAAAGGCAGACGACTCGCAGTTTGGCTCGTTCCACACCAGTATGCGACGCCCCACAGTGTCTTGTAGAGGAAAGTTGGAATAGCGGTTAAAGTTGCGGATGGTTCCTCTATTAATATAAAAGGAAAGCACAGCGTCAAAGAAAAAGTTCTTGCCAGCACTGGGAGGCGACACCACCTCCAAGCAATTCTTCTTGGGTACCAGTTTTTCCACGAGCATATAGAGGTTGTTTACAAAGTCGGAAATTTCGGGCTGGTTGTCATCAAACTGAAAGCTCAGCAGTTCCAGCACGGCGTCAAACGACTCCTCGATACTCATGTAATAGGCACTCAAATCGCCTTGTGGAGCATCAAACAGTGGCTGCGTGTTTTTATATAGTTCAATAAAGTCCAGAGTGGTGTAACTACACATCTCGTCGTTAAACACTTGAATGGCCCTCTGCAAGTGCTTGTCATCGAGCCTGATAAACCTAAAGTTGGGGTCGGCAAGCCACTTTGGTGTGCGGACAATGTTAGTCAACGGCGATACGGGGTTTTCCCTGAGCCAATCGTAGAGGGGTTCTTCCGCTTTTCTCTTTGAACATTTTCTGGCCTTTGCTTTCCCGCCCTCTCGTTTGCATAACGAATCACCGTTTGAATGGCCTGATGAACTTCCGATGGTGTCGTTGCATGCAACTGGACACGCAAATTGCGAGTGCAAAACCTCCAAAACTCTTGAGGACTCGTGTCCTGAATGGCCGTATTGTCCCACAACTTGAGCTCTACAGTCACGACCCCAATCGGCTCCTCCCACTTTAAAGTATTCCAATACTCGGGGGTGGCTATACAAATACTGGATAAGATGGAAGAAGTCCCATGCTGTTGCGCTTGTAGTCCAAACAGATGAGCGGTTTGGTCGTCGCACAAAGCCAGAGAATGATACACATCGGCAGCTCCCGTTGCTCCAGCTGCAGTCGTGGACAACGTGGACGTGTGGGATGCTAGTGTCTCGTGTGTGGACAGAGACTGCCGCGACTCCGTACTGTGTTGGTCCGAGTTCAAATCTTCTAATAATTTCATTACAAATGTCCTGAGCTTCTCCGTCGTCTCTGGCGGGAAACACATCATGCACAATTCTTCTTCGTTTTGGAATGTCTTGTAATTGCAGTGCCCACACCGGAGGGGATTGTAAATCTTCTGATACTCCTCTTCGTGATGTTCCTGGTTGCCCAGCGTCTGTTCCTGATAGCTCGACCACGCCTCGATCAATTGTCTCAAACTCCTCCAAGCTCTCATTAGACTGGCTGGTATAACTTTCGTAGCTTGCATCAATATAGTCTGCAGCTTGTCCCTAGAGATATAGGTATCGTCACCAAAAAATACTTCCAAAATATAGTGTAGAGGTACCTCATCTTCGTCTTCCTCGTGTCTCCTCTTTGCGTCAGACATGTTCTGAAAAACAAATTTAAGCCCAATTTCATTGCCCCTGTGCTTCACTGCACTACACCAGTGCCCCTGTAAAGTCGGCTTCCCCACAAAACGCCCCTGTAAAGTTGGCTTCCCTGCAATACACCTAGCCCTACGTCATAAACTTAAAATGGTAACCGTAGGTCCACTCACTGCAAAGTTGTAGCCTCCTGGTTCTCCTGGTCCTCCTGGGGTCCTCCTGGGGTCCTTCCTGGCTGCCGGCTGGGAGCAGACTGCGATGAGGACCGAGATGCGCTCGCCTTTTATACCCACCAGGGGCGGAGTCAAAACCAGTTCGAGTGAGAGAGACAAGGTCAGCCAGGCAGGAAACGCCCAAGTCCCCAAGGACAGCCGGCTGTATATAAGGGGGCTGATTCGAGTGTAGGAGCACAGTCGGCGGTCGgctgcgacgacgacgacagcgaggGAGGAGCTCCAGGATGCTGGTGAGTTTGTTTTTGCTTTGTAGTAGTTGTTGTAGGTTCCACTCAGAAAAAGatatagtatatttttaacactCTGAGAGTTAGAGCGTCGACGACTGCTGCTACATTGCATTCTAATTGTGTGCAGGCAAAGGAGGATGAAGCGATGGATGAAGGAGGAAATCAAGCTACTTTGCCACAACAAAGTGCCATTCGTGAGCTATTATTGACCGATGAAATTATTGAAGATCTTGTCGAAATGCAAGACAACGAACGTATGGAAGACATGTCAGCTGACGTGCAGTACTTGCGTAGACAAGCAGAAGAAGAATTTGAAGCATTTATGCAAGGGAAATGGAAGACGAGGAACGGCCTCAACTCTTGCGTGGACATTTACAAGATTTTGAAGAATGACAATAAACAATTTTATTCTGGTTCATTGTTGTTTTTATTCCGGGGCAAATGGTACCGAGACTGATCGTAGGGTGCGTACTGGTGGCTGCAGGTCCTCTCGGGGATCGCCGCGCTGCTCGGCCGCGATTTTCTCCACTTCCAACATGTAGTTTTTGATGTCTTCCTCCGTGTTTGCCAGGTGGGCAGGGCGACCGTGGCGTGACAGGACTGTTGTAAGGCAACTTGATCTTGTAGTGTGTGTGGCGTAGATACGGGCCTGCACTGGAGGGTAGCATTACCGTGTCGGCGGCAATGGTGTCCAAGCTGCTGTGCACTACAAGTTCCGTGTCCACTTGGAAGAAGGCTGTGACGTCTTGAAACTTGTCAGTGCTGCCGGGATCGTCCTTGTTTGATTTGGACACTGCCATGATGCCAAAGGCGAGGCTCGGTTGAATC
It encodes the following:
- the LOC119434485 gene encoding LOW QUALITY PROTEIN: uncharacterized protein LOC119434485 (The sequence of the model RefSeq protein was modified relative to this genomic sequence to represent the inferred CDS: deleted 1 base in 1 codon) — encoded protein: MSDAKRRHEEDEDEGQAADYIDASYESYTSQSNESLEEFETIDRGVVELSGTDAGQPGTSRRGVSEDLQSPPVWALQLQDIPKRRRIVHDVFPARDDGEAQDICNEIIRRFELGPTQYGVAAVSVHTRDTSIPHVHVVHDCSWSNGSCRCVSFSGFVRRPNRSSVWTTSATAWDFFHLIQYLYSHPRVLEYFKVGGADWGRDCRAQVVGQYGHSGHESSRVLEVLHSQFACPVACNDTIGSSSGHSNGDSLCKREGGKAKARKCSKRKAEEPLYDWLRENPVSPLTNIVRTPKWLADPNFRFIRLDDKHLQRAIQVFNDEMCSYTTLDFIELYKNTQPLFDAPQGDLSAYYMSIEESFDAVLELLSFQFDDNQPEISDFVNNLYMLVEKLVPKKNCLEVVSPPSAGKNFFFDAVLSFYINRGTIRNFNRYSNFPLQDTVGRRILVWNEPNCESSAFDTVKKIFGGDVDSVAVKYSPDQTISRTPVIVLSNNEVFPDDDAFNHRMFRYKWKSCPLLKRHDKKVHPMSLVMLYDKYVLDADYITARQHQ
- the LOC119434482 gene encoding uncharacterized protein LOC119434482, whose translation is MVLFPGHHYLGPGSHKGKDPIDEDDRIAKHHDEAYERAESDADVFAADRASTKEFFHDFVSTGNWHSALGAVGLGAKNVVEEHVLGRSLYGMPPVRTGRKRANHGDSDPTAPKRVNDDPGPTSSDAEMSSAEELQSDAPARAATGGAGVGSNHPSSSECVQQILRVPRDHGVVSVFSDSKIVTTWGYCMLKTSLKYDSEKTFPGIVTSMSRLPVDRPYLYIPHGTYLNFPAHTKALQCSVKVTPHGLRTPWKTGSSVVQPVNSDMLVYGLASVGLNHHMDTAMCRITQGTTHNAMKPASIRPFKADDHAELAKSYWGLNIAPGMETQLNDDASNIPTSMGAPRHNFAYDFIHIENASPRLTKFVNQFPFKGHVGTPIINYEHKFKNAWLRMGHTYNAGNELLTHSSLGLPSDVVTYKTSNLSNAESNTQLPEENTVMRLRPLDFYRRHIRYLDTIEKSWYRRGLAPMELDAIQPSLAFGIMAVSKSNKDDPGSTDKFQDVTAFFQVDTELVVHSSLDTIAADTWNLQQLLQSKNKLTSILELLPRCRRRRSRPPTVLLHSNQPPYIQPAVLGDLGVSCLADLVSLTRTGFDSAPGGYKRRAHLGPHRSLLPAGSQEGPQEDPRRTRRTRRLQLCRHHYLGPGSHKGKDPIDEDDRIAKHHDEAYERAESDADVFAADRASTKEFFHDFVSTGNWHSALGAVGLGAKNVVEEHVLGRSLYGMPPVRTGRKRANHGDSDPTAPKRVNDDPGPTSSDAEMSSAEELQSDAPARAATGGAGVGSNHPSSSECVQQILRVPRDHGVVSVFSDSKIVTTWGYCMLKTSLKYDSEKTFPGIVTSMSRLPVDRPYLYIPHGTYLNFPAHTKALQCSVKVTPHGLRTPWKTGSSVVQPVNSDMLVYGLASVGLNHHMDTAMCRITQGTTHNAMKPASIRPFKADDHAELAKSYWGLNIAPGMETQLNDDASNIPTSMGAPRHNFAYDFIHIENASPRLTKFVNQFPFKGHVGTPIINYEHKFKNAWLRMGHTYNAGNELLTHSSLGLPSDVVTYKTSNLSNAESNTQLPEENTVMRLRPLDFYRRHIRYLDTIEKSWYRRGLAPMELDAIQPSLAFGIMAVSKSNKDDPGSTDKFQDVTAFFQVDTELVVHSSLDTIAADTVMLPSSAGPYLRHTHYKIKLPYNSLSRHGRPAHLANTEEDIKNYMLEVEKIAAEQRGDPREDLQPPVRTLRSVSVPFAPE